The Alicyclobacillus vulcanalis DNA segment GCGGTCGCGGAAAACGTGAAAGGACGCCCATGCCGAGCGAGCTTCTGAAGAGACTAGACCGTGCGCATGGGGGTGCAGCTTATGGACGTCGGACGTTCGCCCGTGCCGTATCTGCAGGCGGCGCGGGCGCTGCGCAGCGTCGGACAGGGCGTCGCGATCGTCGATATGGCGCTCTACCTGAAGGAAATTGGGTGGCGCGCGACGGCCATCGGCGGCGTCATGTCGGCCGCGGGCGTTGCGGGTGCTCTGCTCATTCTGGTGGTGGGCGTGGCCTCGGACCGCGTCGGGCGCAAGCCCTTCCTCTTCGCATACGAATGCATGACGTGTTTGGCTGCTTTTGTGGTGGCCGTGAGTCGCAATCCGGTCGCTCTGGCGGCGGCCATTATCGCCACGGGATTTGGGAGAGGGCAAAATGGCGCCGCCGGGCCCTTCACGCCCGCCGAACAGGCGTGGATGGCGCAGAGCGTCGGGCGGGATCGCAGGAGTCGGGTATTCAGCATCAATACGGCCATCGGCTTTTTCGGCATGGCCCTGGGCTGTGTGCTGGGCGGATTGGATCGCATGTGGCGGCACGCGTTGCCTGGTGCGGCTGCCTTTCGCCCGCTGTTTACCGGCATCGCGCTGTTATCCCTGCTGTGCGCGTGTGTGGTGTGGCTGGCGCCAGGGGGCGGCCGCACGCGGGCGGAGCAGAGAGAGGGCGGAAAGCGGAGTGACAACGCCGACCAAAGCGGCGCGGTGGCGCCAGGGGAAGCGCTCGACGGCACATCCAAGCGGCGCGAGGAAAACCGAAACATCGCGAAGTTCGCCTTTGTGAACTTGTTGAACGGGCTTGGCGTCGGCTTTGTCGGCCCGATGATGTCGTATTGGTTTGCCGTCCGGTTTGGCGCGACGAGCGCGCAAATCGGAGGAACCATGGCTTTATCCTTCGTGGTCACCGGGCTGTCCGCCATCCTTTCTGGATATTTGGCCGATCGCGTCGGCATGGTGCGCTCGGTGGTGTGGCTTCGCCTGCTGGGCGTCGCGCTGATGGTCGTGCTGCCGCTCATGCCCACGTTTGCCCTGGCGTCCGCTGTCTATGCCGTCCGCGGCGCCTTGAGTCGCGGCACGCAGGGCGTGCGATCCGCCCTGGGGTCAAGCTTCACAGGGGACGAGCGGCGTGGGTTCTCGCTCAGCATGAACTCGTTTTTTACACGCGTCGCATCGGCCGTCGGGCCCACGGTGTCGGGTTGGCTGCTGGATGCGGGCAGCTTCGCGTTGCCCTTTTTCTTTGCCGGTGCCCTGCAGCTCGCGTCGACCGTCCTGTACGGCCTATTCTTCCGATCCTTTGACGGCGGCCCAGGTCGGCGAAGGTGAGGCGCCTTGCCGCGCCAAGCATGATGTGCCCGGGTTGCGCCCGGACTGTTCTCGCTGCACGTCCGTTCAAGTGCCGGATGGAGGCAGAGGGACTGGTATCTTTTTCAGGATGGGTATAAGCTGGGGATGAAGACTTCCGTGCAAGAGCGGGGGAGAGTCGTGGGCGCGACCCTAGGGCTATTCTACCAAGGCTGCGAGGCGCTGTGGCGCGACACCAAGTACGCCGTCATGGCACGCAATTACGCGTATGTCAAGGAGCTGTCTTCCTCGCTGCGCCTAGCTCGAGCGGACGAGAGTGCGCTTCGCGCGTGGCTGTACAGGCTCAAGTGCATCGAGCGAGAGCCGACGACGTTGTCTGCCCTTCGCAATACCGCGTACCACCTCCTGGGGTACTGGAAGGACCGCATGGCGCCGGCGGATCGCAGGCGGCTTGCGGCACAGGTTCTTGACGATCCGGCAGGCGTCATTTCAGAGCTTGGCGAGCGCGTGCTGCGCGAGGGGCCATCGTACCTTGCGACATCTTATGTGTTTCGCGATGAGCCGTGGCGCGAAACGCTGTTTCGATATCAGGGCCGCGTGTACCGCATGGACGTGGATGCGGAACAGGCGCTTGCGAAGGGCGATCCATCGATGCTTCTGGTGCGTATCTATGGGGTGGAAGAGACAAGCGAGACGCGTTCAAACGGGGACAGGCCCGGCTAGGTCTGAGGGGGTGGCGGCTTGAACTTGACGCTGTTCACGGATTACGCCCTGCGCGTCTTGATTTATGCGGCGAATCAGCCGCAGGGCAGGCTCGTGCAGGTAGACGAGATCGCGCGCGTGTACGGCATTTCGCGCAACCACCTGACCAAGGCGGTGCATCGCCTGGGACAGGCGGGCTACTTGGAGACGGTTCGAGGCCGTGGCGGAGGCATGCGCTTGGCTTTGCCGGCTGAGGAGATTCGCATTGGCGAGGTCGTGCGGGCCATGGAGGACGATTTTGCCGTAGTCGGCTGCTTCGCGGACGCCAGCTGCGTGCTTCTGCCCGGATGTCGGCTGAGGCGGGCGCTCGGCGAAGCCGTGGACGCGTTTCTGGAGACGTTAAATCGCTATACGCTCGCGGAGGTCGCGTTGATGGCTGCGCCGGCGTTTCGGGAACGCTAACCTCGGCAGGAGTCTGCTTCGGCGCGAAGAATACACACGAGGGAACTGCGGTGAGACAGCGCTTGTATCCGCGCTGCGGCCGTGGTACAGTAGGCTTAGTAATCCGATAACCAAAGTTGGAGAATGGGAGAGATGAGCATGTCCGAAGTGCACACGCTGCCCCGTCTCAACGAGCCTGCGCCCGATTTCGAGGCCAACACGACGCACGGGAAACTCAAGCTGAGCGACCTGCGCGGAAAGTGGGTGGTGCTGTTCTCGCATCCCGCCGATTTCACGCCCGTCTGCTCGACGGAGTTCGGCGCTTTTGCCCGCCGCCACGAAGAGTTCGAGAAGCGCAACGTCCAGCTGATTGGCCTGTCCATCGACAGCGTCCAATCCCACCTCGCCTGGGTGCATGACCTGGAGAAGGCGTTCGGTGTGAAGATCCCGTTCCCCGTGATCGCCGATCTCGACATGAAAGTCGCCAACCTGTATGGCATGATTCACCCTGCGGCCAACAACACCTCGACGGTGCGCACCGTGTTCTTCATCGACGACAAGGGCATTCTGCGCGCCATGATCTACTACCCGATGAACGTCGGCCGCAACATCTCGGAGATCCTGCGGGTCATCGACGCGCTGCAGACCGCTGACAAGAACGGCGTGTCCTGCCCGGCAGACTGGCAGCCGGGAGATCCGGTGGTGGTGCCGGCGCCGGCAACGCTCGATGCCATCGAGAGCGAGGAAGAGGCGGCGGCCAAGGGGCTCGAGTACAAGACCTGGTATCTGCGCATGAAGAAAGTTTGACGCATGCCACAGCGAAGGCCGTCCCGGACAGGAACCGGGACGGCCTTTTTGCGCATCTGACCCGCTATGCGCCTGCCTTCATCCATCTCAAGCCAATCCATCGAGCGGCGGCCACGAGGATGGCCAGGGCGATCACGACACCGGCTGCGACCGGCACCATGCTGGTCACGCCGCCCGACATGAACTGGACCCAGACGTAGATCGGCAGGCTGTACGGATGGTACGCCATCAGCATGGTCGCGCCAAATTCGCCCATCGCACGTGCGAAGGTGAGAGCGACCCCAGCCGTGATCGACCGAGCCGCGAGCGGGACGTACAGGCGCCAGAAGGTTGTCCAGCCGTCTGCGCCTTCAAGCCGAAAGGCTTCGTGCAGGTCTCGGGGAACCTCGGCGAAGCCCGCGCGGGACGTGAACACGAGAAACGGGCTCGTGACGTACCATTGGGACAACACGATGCCTGCCACGGACAACGTAAGCGGCAGGTGGTGAGCGGCCAAGAAGCCCCCGAGGGTCGTGTACGGCCCAAAGACGTCCATTAAGGCCACGCCGCCCACGATGGGCGGCAGCACGAGTGGCAGGACGAGCAACGTCTCCACCAACCACTTGCCGGGGAAGCGGGACCTGACGAGCAGATACGCCGCGGGCACGCCCAGCGCCGTGGACAGAGACGTCGAGATGGCGGCGCTCACGAGCGTCGTGGCGGCAGCGCGCAAAAGCTCCGGTTGCTCCCATGCCGACATCACCGCGCCGGGCGGCGCGTCCACAGCCAGCCGGATCATCGGCCAGAGCGCGTACGCCACGGCGACAAGACCCGCGGCGTACAGCGCAGACGTCCTCAGATTCCGCGACATCCAGTTCACCGCACAGCGATCGAGCGCAGGCTCGCAGGCACGCTTTGCACGTCTCCATAGAACTTGATGGGCGTTGGCGTGAATCCGTCGCGCATCAGAATCTGATGACCTTCACCCACCGTCATGTAGCGCACGAAGGCGGCTGCTTGCTGCGGGTGCGGGGCGTGCGTGAGCACCGTGATGGTGAAGAGGATCGGCGCGCCCTTGATCGTCTTGCCGCCGCCAGAGGGCGTCCACGACACCTTCGCATAGTCCTTCGCGAGCGCCGGATCGCCCAGGTTGATGGCGGCAGGCAGCGTGATGTACGGCACGTGCCACTCTATGGCCTCATGTTTATAGGCGATCACGGCATCCATTTGTCCGCTGGTGAGCTGCGCGATCAAATCCTCTTCCGGGAAGACCTGGGCCGGGTTTTCGTCGCTGCCGAGGATCCGCTTCTCCAGGTCGGGCTGATGGTAGTACGCCTCCGCCAGTTTCATCATGAGAATCGTATTGACGCCTTTCGGGTCCAGCTTCGGATCCGTCCGTCCAAAGCGAACGCCCGGCATCTCTAGAACTTGGTACCACGGGATCTTTCCTTGCGCCGCCTGCTGAAATTCCTTGACCTCTTTGCTCTTCGGCGAGTAGGCGATCACCAGCTCATCCGTCGCGAGCGTGGCGTACCAGCGGGCCGCATTGCCGTTGGAGGGTCCCATGAGATCGTTCACATCGACCGACGGAGAGGCGCTGATGAAAACGTCCGGGTTGGCGAGTTTGGACGTGATCATGTGCGCGAGTTCCGCCGATCCGGCCCCTTCGCCCTGGAAATTCACGTTGAGGGCCCGGTCCACGTTGGGCCGGATGACATCTTCCATGACGTGCGTCATGGAGCCCGCATACAGCACCGAGAGCGGCACCGGGCGCGCCGCGGTCGTCGAAGCCGCGCCGGTTGAGTTGGATGAATGTTGCGCGGGCTGTCCGCAGCCCGTGGCGACGGCCACAAGGCCCACCATCAATCCGCCTAAGCTCGCGCGCTTCCAATGCTTGCTCAACGTGTTTCTCATCGTCATCCCCCTAGGTGAGCTGTTTGAGATGGTGATCCATCTTTCCTGTCGCGACCACGTCGTAGGGTCCGTACGCCGCCAAATCCCTGCGAAACCGATCCGACTGAAGCACGTCCAAAATCCGTTGAACACCAGGTTGTTCGGCATGTGCGCGCGGGATGATGAGCCACGTGACCTCGTCGCGAATGGGAAGAAAGGTGACTTCCTCGGTCACGGCGGCTTCGTGGGCAACGCCCACGTCCGCGCCGCCAAACATCACGGCGCGGACCACCTCCTGATGCGTTTTGGCTTCCAGAGTGTAGCCCGGGACTTCGTCCGGAGAGACCCCCTCGCTGCGCAGCGCCTCGTCCACAAGCGCGCGTGCCCCGGCACCGCGCGGGCGATTGACGAGGCGGGGGCGGCCTTCGCGAAATCCTGCATCGACCATCCAGCGCTTTGGATTGTGGCGCGGCACCACCCATCCGATGCGCGAAGCGGCCAACGGCACGATGATCCACGATTTTCCGGACGCATGCGCCTGGATGTCCTCGAGCGTCCCGTGAAAACTGGCGATGTGGGTCGTGCCGCGCTCAAGCTCCGCTAAAGCGCTCTGGTTGGTGGCGAGGAAGTGAATGGCTTCGCATTCGCGGCAACGGCGATTGACCCAGGCGGCCAGCAACGAGAGCGCCGGATCGCACCCCGACAAGAAGACGCGCGCCATCTCCGGGCCGACAGGCGCGACCCAATCGATGCGTTCGCCCTCGCCGCGCAGGCCGTCGGCAGGAACAGGTTGAGCCGAGTCCTCGAGCGATCTCGCCACGCGAGCGCCCGCAATTTCCGCGAGTGCCACTCGCTCCAAGCCGAAGACACCCGTACCAGGGTGGGCAGTCGCATTTTGCTCCGGATCAAAGAGCGACTCCACCGTAGTACCCAGCGCTTTCGCCAGGCGCAAAGCGACATGCGTCGACGGACTCACTCTGCCCTGTTCAATGAGGCCCAATGCTTGGGGGGTGATCCCTGCACGCCGAGCGAGTTCAGACCTGGTGAGGCCTGCCAACTCCCGCAAGGGGCGCACAGCATTCGGGAACTTCATGCGCATCGCCTGCCTCGAAAGGATATTTTCAAGATAGCTCATTTAGCCTCAGAATGAAAGAATTTTTGCTGACCTGTTTCGCCCCATGGACCTGTGAATGCAAAAAGACTGCGAGAAGAGCGCGAATAGAAGGGGGGCGCTATGAAAATCATTCTGAATCGAAATGAAAGCGTTGACATGAAGGGGCGCATTCCGTATGATCACGGTGTTCGAGTTTGTGTAACCGTTTTATGAAACTGTTGCACAAGGAGGTGAGTGAGCTTGCGAGCGACCATCCGCGACGTCGCCAGAGCGGCGGGGGTATCAGCTGCGACCGTGTCGCGCGCCTTGAACCGTCCCGACCTGGTGGATCCCGAGACGTTGGAACGCGTTCGTAAGGCAATGGAGGAGATGTCTTATCAGCCGAGCGCCATCGCCCGGGGGCTTTCCGCGCGGCGGAGCGACACACTCGGGCTCATCGTACCCGGCATCACCGACTTCTTCTTCAACGAGCTGTACAAGGGCATCGATCGCGCGAGTCAACAACACGGAATGAAAGTGCTTCTGTACGACTCTGAACACTCGCGTGAACGGGCGTTTGA contains these protein-coding regions:
- a CDS encoding substrate-binding domain-containing protein, translated to MRMKFPNAVRPLRELAGLTRSELARRAGITPQALGLIEQGRVSPSTHVALRLAKALGTTVESLFDPEQNATAHPGTGVFGLERVALAEIAGARVARSLEDSAQPVPADGLRGEGERIDWVAPVGPEMARVFLSGCDPALSLLAAWVNRRCRECEAIHFLATNQSALAELERGTTHIASFHGTLEDIQAHASGKSWIIVPLAASRIGWVVPRHNPKRWMVDAGFREGRPRLVNRPRGAGARALVDEALRSEGVSPDEVPGYTLEAKTHQEVVRAVMFGGADVGVAHEAAVTEEVTFLPIRDEVTWLIIPRAHAEQPGVQRILDVLQSDRFRRDLAAYGPYDVVATGKMDHHLKQLT
- a CDS encoding MFS transporter, translated to MDVGRSPVPYLQAARALRSVGQGVAIVDMALYLKEIGWRATAIGGVMSAAGVAGALLILVVGVASDRVGRKPFLFAYECMTCLAAFVVAVSRNPVALAAAIIATGFGRGQNGAAGPFTPAEQAWMAQSVGRDRRSRVFSINTAIGFFGMALGCVLGGLDRMWRHALPGAAAFRPLFTGIALLSLLCACVVWLAPGGGRTRAEQREGGKRSDNADQSGAVAPGEALDGTSKRREENRNIAKFAFVNLLNGLGVGFVGPMMSYWFAVRFGATSAQIGGTMALSFVVTGLSAILSGYLADRVGMVRSVVWLRLLGVALMVVLPLMPTFALASAVYAVRGALSRGTQGVRSALGSSFTGDERRGFSLSMNSFFTRVASAVGPTVSGWLLDAGSFALPFFFAGALQLASTVLYGLFFRSFDGGPGRRR
- a CDS encoding DUF1722 domain-containing protein — translated: MKTSVQERGRVVGATLGLFYQGCEALWRDTKYAVMARNYAYVKELSSSLRLARADESALRAWLYRLKCIEREPTTLSALRNTAYHLLGYWKDRMAPADRRRLAAQVLDDPAGVISELGERVLREGPSYLATSYVFRDEPWRETLFRYQGRVYRMDVDAEQALAKGDPSMLLVRIYGVEETSETRSNGDRPG
- a CDS encoding peroxiredoxin, with amino-acid sequence MSMSEVHTLPRLNEPAPDFEANTTHGKLKLSDLRGKWVVLFSHPADFTPVCSTEFGAFARRHEEFEKRNVQLIGLSIDSVQSHLAWVHDLEKAFGVKIPFPVIADLDMKVANLYGMIHPAANNTSTVRTVFFIDDKGILRAMIYYPMNVGRNISEILRVIDALQTADKNGVSCPADWQPGDPVVVPAPATLDAIESEEEAAAKGLEYKTWYLRMKKV
- a CDS encoding Rrf2 family transcriptional regulator; translation: MNLTLFTDYALRVLIYAANQPQGRLVQVDEIARVYGISRNHLTKAVHRLGQAGYLETVRGRGGGMRLALPAEEIRIGEVVRAMEDDFAVVGCFADASCVLLPGCRLRRALGEAVDAFLETLNRYTLAEVALMAAPAFRER
- a CDS encoding ABC transporter permease subunit translates to MSRNLRTSALYAAGLVAVAYALWPMIRLAVDAPPGAVMSAWEQPELLRAAATTLVSAAISTSLSTALGVPAAYLLVRSRFPGKWLVETLLVLPLVLPPIVGGVALMDVFGPYTTLGGFLAAHHLPLTLSVAGIVLSQWYVTSPFLVFTSRAGFAEVPRDLHEAFRLEGADGWTTFWRLYVPLAARSITAGVALTFARAMGEFGATMLMAYHPYSLPIYVWVQFMSGGVTSMVPVAAGVVIALAILVAAARWIGLRWMKAGA
- a CDS encoding extracellular solute-binding protein yields the protein MRNTLSKHWKRASLGGLMVGLVAVATGCGQPAQHSSNSTGAASTTAARPVPLSVLYAGSMTHVMEDVIRPNVDRALNVNFQGEGAGSAELAHMITSKLANPDVFISASPSVDVNDLMGPSNGNAARWYATLATDELVIAYSPKSKEVKEFQQAAQGKIPWYQVLEMPGVRFGRTDPKLDPKGVNTILMMKLAEAYYHQPDLEKRILGSDENPAQVFPEEDLIAQLTSGQMDAVIAYKHEAIEWHVPYITLPAAINLGDPALAKDYAKVSWTPSGGGKTIKGAPILFTITVLTHAPHPQQAAAFVRYMTVGEGHQILMRDGFTPTPIKFYGDVQSVPASLRSIAVR